In Methanosarcina barkeri MS, a single window of DNA contains:
- a CDS encoding adenine nucleotide alpha hydrolase family protein, with translation MSKLVCKKCVLDSEIPGIQINEETGLCHFCATYTPLSSQEKNEYLARIEELFEQYGGKGNYDVVYALSGGKDSSYTLYKLKKDYPFLKVLAVQFDNGFISENAIMNAKKMCEITECDYFQLTIEKKVLYDTFRKAAESYDAFPRFAKYRASDICNICITIIKQKLIEQAILQKAPFIVFAFTAGQSPNPIINLSVNFIQWSRSLFEKQLQKIGIEDKDEIFLLKQEVLESIGENFPSILHPLCLWDYSEDKVLETLLKIGWELPGINDSNSTNCTLNSFACYNHLKKYGFHPYAFDVAGLVRSGEMSREEGLEKINQELSQPLIEEAARKLKLKVKKSQKILVKTESKEITKNTR, from the coding sequence ATGTCAAAACTAGTGTGTAAAAAATGTGTTCTGGATTCCGAGATTCCAGGTATACAAATTAATGAGGAAACTGGCCTCTGCCACTTCTGTGCGACATATACTCCCCTTAGTTCACAGGAAAAAAATGAATATCTGGCCAGAATTGAAGAACTTTTTGAGCAGTATGGGGGAAAAGGGAACTACGATGTAGTTTATGCACTTTCAGGTGGGAAAGATTCGTCTTATACGCTCTACAAGCTCAAAAAAGACTATCCTTTCCTTAAGGTACTGGCTGTGCAGTTCGATAACGGGTTCATTTCGGAAAACGCAATAATGAATGCAAAAAAAATGTGTGAAATCACAGAATGTGATTATTTCCAGTTGACAATAGAAAAGAAAGTTCTATATGACACATTCCGAAAAGCTGCAGAGTCATATGATGCATTTCCAAGATTCGCCAAATATCGAGCCAGTGACATATGCAACATTTGCATCACTATCATTAAACAGAAGCTGATAGAGCAGGCCATTCTTCAAAAAGCGCCTTTTATCGTATTTGCCTTTACAGCTGGACAGTCTCCTAATCCCATAATCAACCTATCAGTCAATTTTATTCAGTGGTCCAGAAGCTTATTTGAGAAACAGCTTCAGAAAATAGGTATCGAGGATAAGGACGAAATTTTCCTCCTGAAACAAGAAGTTCTTGAGAGCATAGGTGAAAACTTTCCGAGTATTCTGCATCCTCTATGCCTTTGGGATTACAGTGAAGATAAAGTGCTTGAGACCCTGCTGAAAATCGGGTGGGAACTTCCGGGAATCAATGACAGCAATTCAACCAACTGTACATTGAATTCCTTTGCCTGTTATAACCATCTGAAGAAATATGGGTTTCATCCATATGCCTTCGACGTAGCAGGGCTTGTCCGAAGCGGGGAAATGTCAAGAGAAGAAGGTCTTGAAAAAATTAATCAGGAATTGTCACAGCCATTGATAGAAGAGGCCGCAAGAAAGCTTAAACTGAAAGTAAAGAAATCACAAAAAATACTCGTTAAAACTGAAAGTAAAGAAATCACAAAAAATACTCGTTAA
- a CDS encoding class I adenylate-forming enzyme family protein: MRIDAYITEYARKTPQNIALEEGKSSISYSCLDNDINAIASPLMDFNHCRFAILAESGMLYVKVLMAVYRSANIAIPLPIEFPKFSLETILDAAHVNNIITTYTQYSRFGEDFFERFGTVIVISSNTFGEFLCKKIETETNNPQMQLVLYTSGTTGTPKGVMLSDRNLVANAESIVKVLRITSRDKGALVISPHHAFGNSIINSHLVSGSTVRIGNMNFIDSVFNLIRSDVSIFYGVPSTYRILLRYPDRFKKAFAGVRTAASAGGGMDRDIVKDIRGLAPDLEVLPMYGQTEATARLAYLPVEDVDEFVDTIGKAIPGVILDVFDSEYRPAKLNITGELVATGDNIMLGYLDDELATEQKIINGWLHTGDLAQKLLNGYIKLLGRKDDLLKIGDHRVNPREIERNIEENNEVSRVFVVPVHHELMGTAISLMVIPAEGTEIGKLYAFCRKSLPGYLCPREILFIDHLPLSENGKISNRSIIEEYKHVKTSV; this comes from the coding sequence ATGCGAATTGATGCGTATATCACTGAGTACGCCAGAAAGACTCCTCAAAACATTGCCCTGGAAGAGGGAAAAAGTTCAATTTCCTATAGCTGCCTTGACAATGATATAAATGCTATTGCTTCACCTTTAATGGATTTTAACCACTGCCGGTTTGCAATACTGGCAGAATCAGGCATGTTATATGTAAAAGTGCTCATGGCAGTATATCGATCTGCCAATATCGCAATTCCTCTACCTATAGAATTTCCTAAATTCAGTCTTGAAACAATTCTTGATGCTGCCCATGTCAACAATATCATTACAACTTATACACAGTACTCAAGATTTGGAGAAGACTTTTTTGAGCGTTTTGGAACTGTAATAGTTATTTCCAGCAATACTTTCGGAGAGTTTTTGTGCAAGAAGATTGAAACAGAAACGAATAATCCACAAATGCAGCTCGTCCTTTACACTTCAGGCACGACAGGTACCCCAAAAGGGGTCATGTTAAGTGACAGAAATCTGGTAGCAAACGCAGAGTCAATAGTAAAGGTACTCAGGATAACTTCCAGAGATAAAGGAGCACTGGTGATATCCCCACATCACGCTTTTGGAAATTCCATAATTAACTCCCATCTGGTATCTGGCAGCACAGTCAGGATTGGAAATATGAATTTTATAGACTCTGTTTTCAACCTTATAAGATCAGACGTATCCATATTTTATGGGGTACCCAGTACCTACCGTATACTCCTTCGATATCCGGATAGATTCAAAAAGGCTTTTGCAGGCGTTAGAACTGCTGCATCAGCAGGTGGAGGAATGGATAGGGATATTGTAAAAGACATAAGGGGATTAGCTCCAGATCTGGAGGTTCTACCAATGTATGGGCAAACTGAAGCTACGGCAAGGCTTGCCTACCTACCAGTAGAAGATGTGGATGAGTTCGTTGACACTATAGGAAAAGCAATTCCAGGGGTTATACTGGATGTCTTTGATTCCGAGTACAGACCAGCAAAACTTAACATCACAGGTGAACTGGTTGCTACAGGAGACAACATTATGCTGGGTTATCTGGATGATGAACTTGCCACTGAACAGAAAATTATAAATGGGTGGCTGCATACCGGCGATCTCGCACAGAAATTACTCAACGGATATATCAAACTGCTGGGACGCAAGGATGACCTTCTAAAAATCGGTGATCATCGCGTTAACCCTAGAGAAATTGAGAGAAACATAGAGGAAAATAACGAAGTATCCAGGGTTTTTGTCGTACCTGTGCACCATGAACTTATGGGGACCGCAATTAGCCTCATGGTCATACCTGCAGAAGGGACAGAAATTGGAAAGTTGTATGCATTCTGCCGAAAAAGCCTGCCAGGATATCTATGTCCAAGAGAAATACTATTCATTGATCACCTTCCCTTGAGCGAGAATGGGAAAATATCCAATCGATCCATCATAGAGGAGTACAAACATGTCAAAACTAGTGTGTAA
- a CDS encoding acyl carrier protein: MEQIKNDIVDYLKANSFMDSNSSLKDNDSLTQTGIIDSIGLLELMDYICEKYSIEIPEDMLTPENFDSLQGITNMIIKLAK; encoded by the coding sequence ATGGAACAAATAAAGAATGATATAGTCGATTACTTAAAGGCTAATTCTTTTATGGACAGTAACAGCAGTTTGAAAGATAATGATTCTCTCACTCAAACCGGTATTATAGATTCCATTGGCTTGCTTGAACTTATGGACTATATCTGTGAAAAATATTCGATAGAAATTCCTGAAGATATGCTGACACCGGAAAACTTTGATTCACTGCAGGGAATTACTAATATGATAATCAAACTGGCGAAGTGA
- a CDS encoding 4'-phosphopantetheinyl transferase family protein, protein MYNEYLMLPFSVSLEYIPYLWQQNDVLVFLVDLDNYNIFNASYLSRIELEYLEKLQTNNFKKRYIVSRTVLKHIICKVANERSASEISTYKDENGKVCVLNHNELCICISYTGSLAALAISKVDVGIDIELARKLVLKSTFKNLYKKISLMDEMVGETDILKTWTLKEAYSKFSNKNMYLIFNKELDINSVNHLTYVLDNKYLFSIVTRSESHIIDINHLQKIDCNWD, encoded by the coding sequence ATGTACAATGAGTATTTAATGTTGCCTTTCTCCGTTTCTCTTGAATATATTCCTTATCTGTGGCAACAGAATGATGTTCTTGTTTTTCTTGTTGACCTGGATAATTATAATATATTCAATGCAAGTTACCTCAGCAGGATAGAACTGGAATATCTAGAGAAGCTGCAGACAAATAACTTTAAGAAAAGATATATTGTCTCCCGAACGGTTTTAAAACATATCATATGCAAGGTTGCTAATGAGCGATCCGCTTCCGAAATCTCCACATACAAAGATGAGAATGGGAAGGTCTGCGTTCTTAATCACAATGAACTATGCATTTGTATATCTTATACCGGGAGCCTTGCAGCTCTTGCAATCTCAAAGGTTGATGTTGGTATTGATATTGAACTTGCGAGAAAGCTGGTTCTTAAAAGCACTTTTAAAAACTTGTATAAGAAAATTTCACTCATGGACGAAATGGTAGGTGAAACCGATATTTTAAAAACATGGACTTTAAAAGAAGCCTATTCCAAGTTTTCAAACAAAAACATGTATCTTATTTTTAACAAAGAACTGGACATCAACAGCGTTAATCATTTAACTTATGTTCTAGACAACAAATATTTATTCTCTATTGTAACCCGTTCGGAGTCGCATATTATTGATATAAATCATCTTCAAAAAATTGACTGTAACTGGGACTGA
- a CDS encoding DUF2551 domain-containing protein, whose protein sequence is MIKYLGRDENGIRKVVLNLFLTGDKFTTGEVYDYLDKGNFEVSYRGVSAMVGLMNTRLGILSINVTGDHNVYSLKESYKNIVGSVLENY, encoded by the coding sequence TTGATTAAGTATCTCGGCCGGGATGAAAACGGGATACGCAAGGTTGTGCTCAATCTCTTCCTGACAGGAGACAAGTTCACCACCGGTGAAGTTTACGATTACCTGGATAAAGGAAATTTTGAGGTAAGCTACCGGGGAGTCTCGGCTATGGTCGGGCTTATGAATACAAGGCTCGGGATCTTAAGCATAAATGTCACCGGAGATCACAACGTCTATTCCCTAAAAGAAAGTTATAAAAACATTGTTGGCTCTGTGCTTGAAAACTACTGA
- the uppS gene encoding polyprenyl diphosphate synthase: MKNRIFSIFYHEYERRLQRKILNSEIPHHIAVIMDGNRRYAGQMGKDSSFGHVMGGEATERVIEWCYEIGVKQLTLYAFSTENFKRSEEEVDEIFNVINENLLKLYSDPRTHEKETQVRVIGDRSKLPAFLNESIEKIEKATKNYGKFYLNVAIAYGGRQDIIQAVRDIAGCISNGKLSLDEVNESLISKHLYPAPGASVPNVDLVIRTGGDERVSNFLPWQANGSDCAAYFCAPFWPEFRKIDLLRSVRVYQARETEKKQEQSYRVSKVVNFLEMGTREEKSEEIGQPQSI, translated from the coding sequence TTGAAAAACCGTATCTTCAGTATATTTTATCATGAGTATGAGCGAAGACTTCAGAGAAAGATTCTGAATTCAGAAATTCCGCATCATATAGCTGTGATTATGGATGGGAACCGCAGGTATGCAGGGCAAATGGGAAAGGATTCAAGTTTCGGGCATGTAATGGGGGGAGAAGCTACAGAAAGAGTAATTGAGTGGTGTTATGAGATCGGGGTAAAGCAGCTTACTCTCTACGCTTTTTCTACAGAAAATTTTAAGCGCTCCGAAGAAGAAGTCGACGAGATCTTCAATGTTATTAACGAAAATTTACTGAAACTCTACTCTGATCCAAGAACACACGAAAAAGAGACACAGGTTCGCGTCATAGGAGATAGGTCAAAATTACCTGCTTTTCTGAATGAATCAATTGAAAAAATAGAAAAAGCAACGAAAAATTACGGGAAGTTTTACCTGAACGTTGCCATTGCCTATGGAGGCAGGCAGGATATCATTCAGGCAGTCCGCGATATTGCAGGCTGTATTTCCAATGGGAAACTATCTCTTGATGAAGTGAATGAAAGCCTAATTTCAAAACATCTTTATCCGGCCCCAGGGGCCTCGGTTCCAAATGTGGATCTTGTCATCCGCACTGGAGGCGATGAAAGGGTTTCAAATTTCCTTCCCTGGCAGGCTAACGGAAGTGACTGTGCAGCTTACTTCTGTGCTCCTTTTTGGCCAGAATTCCGAAAAATCGACCTTCTTCGCTCGGTCAGAGTATATCAGGCCAGAGAAACCGAAAAAAAGCAGGAGCAATCATATAGAGTCTCAAAGGTTGTAAATTTCCTGGAAATGGGAACTCGTGAGGAAAAAAGCGAAGAGATTGGGCAACCTCAGTCCATTTAA
- a CDS encoding thioredoxin domain-containing protein gives MDWYPWREEAFEKARKENKPIFLSIGYSTCHWCHVMAHESFEDEEIARLMNRAFVCIKVDREERPDIDNVYMTVCQIILGRGGWPLNIIMTPNMKPFFAGTYIPKNSRFSQTGMLELVPRIEEIWNRQHEEVLESADKITSAIQNMISESAGEGIGESIMEEAYEELLTSFDNEYGGFDGAPKFPTPHKIFFLLRYWRRSGNPEALHMVEYTLENMYRGGIHDHLGSGFHRYSTDNMWIVPHFEKMLYDQALIATAYTEIYQVTGKKLYKEAAEGILDYVLRDLRSQESGFYCGEDADVEGEEGKYYLWTLEEVRKVLSPEESKLITKVFNLSERGNFEEEIRGKKTGTNIFYMPRPLESIAAELKIPTDEVESRVKMAKEKLLLTRNKRKRPAKDDKILTDWNGLMIAALAKGFQAFGEERYLKAAEKAADFILMRLYSPDGRLLHRYRDGKSGISGTADDYAFLIHGLLELYEAEFKLDYLKAALCLNREFLNHFWDPAQGGFFFTADDSESLIFRKKEFADAAIPSGNSVEMLNLLRLSRITADSELEDKAQGLERAFSKLIRKIPSGYTQFLSALDFGLGPAYQVVIAGKHESPDAGQMLEELWTYFIPNKVLIFRPEGKDPEITKLAKYTEEQVPIDGKATAYVCQNFQCQLPTTEVNEMLRMLNV, from the coding sequence GTGGACTGGTATCCCTGGAGGGAAGAAGCTTTTGAGAAAGCCAGAAAAGAAAATAAACCTATTTTTCTATCAATTGGGTATTCCACCTGCCACTGGTGTCACGTAATGGCACATGAGTCATTTGAAGATGAAGAGATAGCAAGACTCATGAACAGGGCTTTTGTTTGCATAAAAGTAGACCGCGAAGAACGGCCGGACATTGACAACGTTTATATGACGGTCTGCCAGATTATTCTTGGAAGAGGGGGCTGGCCTCTTAACATCATCATGACACCAAACATGAAGCCTTTTTTTGCAGGAACCTATATCCCTAAAAATTCTCGCTTTAGTCAGACAGGAATGCTTGAACTTGTGCCTCGAATAGAGGAGATCTGGAACCGGCAGCACGAAGAGGTCCTTGAGTCGGCTGATAAAATCACATCTGCTATCCAGAATATGATCTCAGAGTCAGCAGGAGAGGGCATAGGGGAGTCAATAATGGAGGAAGCTTACGAAGAGCTACTTACTTCCTTTGATAATGAATATGGTGGCTTCGACGGAGCTCCCAAATTTCCTACCCCACACAAAATATTCTTTTTGCTCCGATACTGGAGACGCAGTGGGAACCCTGAAGCTCTTCATATGGTTGAATATACCCTGGAAAATATGTACAGGGGAGGAATCCATGACCATCTGGGCTCAGGTTTTCACCGTTACTCTACAGATAATATGTGGATTGTCCCCCACTTTGAAAAGATGCTATACGACCAGGCTCTTATTGCAACCGCATACACAGAAATTTATCAGGTTACCGGAAAGAAACTGTATAAGGAAGCAGCAGAAGGAATTCTTGACTATGTGTTAAGAGATCTGAGATCTCAGGAAAGTGGATTTTATTGTGGGGAAGATGCTGATGTAGAAGGAGAGGAAGGAAAGTACTATCTCTGGACTTTAGAAGAAGTCCGAAAGGTTCTTAGTCCCGAGGAGTCGAAACTGATTACAAAGGTGTTTAATCTCAGCGAAAGAGGTAACTTTGAAGAAGAAATAAGAGGTAAAAAAACCGGAACTAATATTTTTTATATGCCTCGTCCTCTCGAATCGATTGCTGCCGAACTGAAAATTCCCACTGACGAAGTTGAGAGTCGGGTGAAAATGGCTAAAGAAAAACTTCTGTTAACCCGAAATAAACGTAAAAGACCTGCAAAAGATGACAAGATTCTAACTGATTGGAATGGACTTATGATTGCAGCTCTTGCAAAAGGTTTCCAGGCTTTTGGCGAGGAAAGATACCTGAAAGCTGCCGAAAAAGCCGCGGATTTCATTCTCATGAGACTTTACAGTCCAGATGGACGATTGCTTCATAGATATCGAGACGGAAAATCAGGTATTTCCGGAACTGCCGACGACTACGCATTTCTGATCCACGGACTCCTGGAGCTTTACGAGGCAGAATTTAAACTGGACTATCTTAAAGCAGCCCTTTGCCTCAACAGAGAATTTCTTAATCACTTCTGGGATCCCGCTCAGGGAGGATTCTTCTTTACTGCTGACGACAGCGAGTCACTTATTTTCAGGAAAAAAGAGTTTGCGGATGCAGCCATACCTTCAGGAAATTCTGTTGAGATGCTAAATCTTCTTAGACTTTCCAGAATAACTGCAGATTCCGAGCTGGAAGATAAAGCTCAAGGGTTGGAGCGTGCTTTTTCAAAACTCATCAGAAAAATACCTTCAGGATATACGCAGTTCTTATCAGCTCTTGATTTTGGTCTGGGTCCAGCTTATCAAGTGGTAATTGCCGGAAAGCATGAATCCCCGGACGCTGGACAGATGCTCGAAGAACTCTGGACGTACTTCATTCCTAATAAAGTGCTGATTTTCAGACCTGAAGGAAAGGATCCTGAAATTACAAAGCTGGCAAAATATACGGAAGAACAGGTTCCTATAGATGGAAAAGCTACTGCGTACGTCTGCCAGAACTTTCAATGTCAACTTCCTACTACTGAGGTTAACGAGATGTTAAGAATGTTAAACGTATGA
- a CDS encoding cytochrome b5 domain-containing protein: MKEYTLEELAEYNGKNGKIYVAYQGQVYDVSDSYLWESGTHQGLHDAGKDLTEEMDEAPHGPEMFKDFPVIGTLKE; the protein is encoded by the coding sequence TTGAAAGAATACACACTTGAAGAACTTGCAGAGTATAACGGTAAAAATGGCAAGATTTATGTTGCCTATCAGGGCCAGGTCTATGATGTTTCAGACAGCTATTTATGGGAAAGTGGCACACACCAGGGACTTCATGATGCAGGAAAAGACCTTACTGAAGAAATGGACGAGGCACCTCATGGGCCTGAAATGTTTAAGGACTTTCCTGTTATTGGGACTTTGAAAGAATAA
- a CDS encoding adenylate kinase family protein, producing MLIGLTGTPGTGKTSASKFLERKRHWKVIHLNEMIKEEHLYTEIDEKRDAVIADMELVRQRLEKIIGGKENEVIILESHLAHYIADIVIILRVYPPELEMRLKARGYSEEKIRENIEAEALDVILVEAFEWCKKVFEINTTGKSIEETEQHIEKIMDHILSGSEEELSEYKPGSIDWIDLVP from the coding sequence ATGTTAATAGGACTCACCGGTACGCCAGGGACTGGAAAAACCTCGGCAAGTAAGTTTCTTGAAAGAAAAAGGCACTGGAAAGTAATCCATCTTAACGAAATGATCAAAGAAGAGCATCTTTACACTGAGATCGATGAGAAGAGAGATGCGGTTATTGCGGATATGGAACTTGTCAGGCAGCGTCTTGAGAAGATTATTGGTGGAAAGGAAAACGAGGTAATAATTCTTGAGAGTCATCTTGCTCATTACATCGCAGACATCGTGATTATACTCAGGGTATACCCTCCTGAATTGGAAATGAGGCTGAAAGCACGCGGCTATTCGGAAGAGAAAATAAGAGAAAATATTGAGGCCGAAGCTCTCGATGTAATCCTGGTTGAAGCCTTTGAATGGTGTAAGAAAGTTTTTGAGATAAACACGACAGGAAAGAGCATTGAAGAGACAGAACAGCACATAGAAAAAATAATGGATCATATTTTAAGCGGCAGTGAAGAAGAGTTGTCGGAATATAAACCCGGATCAATTGATTGGATTGATCTTGTTCCATAA
- a CDS encoding nicotinamide-nucleotide adenylyltransferase codes for MTRAFYIGRFQPYHFGHHTIIKQIAEEVDELVVGIGSAQKSHESTDPFTAGERVLMVYNALENLPIRHYVLPIEDIKYNSIWVHHVASRTPHFEVVYSNNPLVIQLFREAGVCVKQSPLYIRERYSGTEIRRRMVAGEKWEHLVPKSVVEVIKEIDGVTRLRNVSASDNNSSL; via the coding sequence ATGACACGAGCTTTTTATATTGGACGTTTTCAACCGTATCATTTTGGTCACCATACCATAATCAAGCAGATTGCGGAAGAAGTTGATGAGCTGGTTGTAGGCATAGGAAGTGCTCAGAAAAGTCACGAATCAACTGATCCTTTTACGGCAGGGGAAAGGGTTTTGATGGTGTACAACGCGCTTGAAAATCTTCCTATCCGACACTATGTTCTCCCTATTGAAGATATCAAGTATAACTCTATCTGGGTCCATCATGTTGCGTCCCGAACGCCTCATTTCGAAGTAGTATACTCGAATAATCCGCTGGTTATTCAGCTCTTCCGAGAGGCTGGAGTTTGCGTAAAACAATCTCCTCTTTATATCCGGGAAAGATACTCCGGAACTGAGATCCGGAGACGAATGGTTGCAGGGGAAAAATGGGAACACCTCGTTCCGAAGTCAGTCGTCGAAGTAATAAAGGAAATAGACGGAGTAACCCGCCTCAGGAACGTTTCTGCTAGTGATAACAATTCTTCGTTATAA
- the fpoF gene encoding F420H2 dehydrogenase subunit FpoF, producing the protein MPPKIAEVIEHDVCAACGACEAVCPIGAVTVKKAAEIRDPNDLSLYEKGAGYLVCEGCLTCSRICPVVDGFIENELANVRNFFAARSRENAGSQDGGVTSGILKSLFKQDKIDCAVGITQNEKWEPKVVLLTSAEDVEKVRGTKYTSDPVVAALREAFEKYDRIAVVGVPCQAHSARLIRENVSEKIVLIIGLLCMESFYHDVMLDKIIPEIMKVKIEDVRKMEFTKGKFWVYTSEGEVHSVPIKDVAKYSRNPCHHCCDYTSVFADISVGSVGAPDGWNSVFIRTDVGEEYFDMVHEEMEIMEDPKPGLELVRKLIDMKRKNNAEHFKEVCKEFSFETGIRDETV; encoded by the coding sequence TTGCCACCAAAGATTGCAGAAGTCATTGAACATGACGTATGCGCAGCCTGTGGAGCATGCGAGGCCGTATGTCCTATAGGAGCTGTAACTGTAAAGAAGGCGGCAGAAATCCGTGATCCAAACGATCTGAGCCTGTATGAGAAAGGAGCTGGGTATCTGGTCTGTGAAGGTTGCTTAACCTGCAGCAGAATCTGTCCAGTAGTAGACGGCTTTATTGAGAACGAGCTTGCAAATGTGCGCAATTTTTTTGCCGCAAGATCCAGGGAAAATGCTGGCAGCCAGGATGGAGGAGTTACCAGTGGCATCCTTAAATCTCTTTTCAAGCAGGACAAAATCGACTGCGCAGTAGGAATCACTCAAAACGAAAAATGGGAACCAAAAGTCGTTTTATTGACAAGTGCTGAAGATGTTGAGAAGGTAAGAGGAACCAAGTATACTTCTGACCCAGTTGTTGCAGCCCTCCGGGAGGCATTCGAAAAATATGATCGGATTGCAGTTGTCGGGGTACCCTGCCAGGCTCATTCTGCGCGCCTGATCAGGGAAAATGTAAGCGAGAAAATTGTGCTTATCATCGGACTACTATGTATGGAAAGTTTTTATCATGATGTAATGCTTGATAAAATAATCCCGGAGATTATGAAAGTCAAGATCGAAGACGTCAGGAAGATGGAGTTCACTAAAGGTAAATTCTGGGTCTACACCAGTGAAGGTGAGGTTCACTCCGTGCCTATCAAGGACGTAGCCAAATATTCCAGAAACCCCTGCCATCACTGCTGTGATTACACTTCAGTTTTTGCCGACATTTCTGTGGGCTCGGTTGGTGCTCCGGATGGATGGAACTCGGTCTTTATAAGGACAGATGTCGGAGAAGAATACTTCGATATGGTCCACGAAGAAATGGAGATTATGGAAGATCCCAAGCCTGGCCTTGAGCTTGTAAGAAAGCTTATTGATATGAAGCGTAAAAATAATGCTGAACATTTCAAAGAGGTCTGCAAAGAGTTCAGCTTTGAGACGGGAATCCGCGACGAAACTGTATGA
- the mer gene encoding 5,10-methylenetetrahydromethanopterin reductase, whose amino-acid sequence MKFGIEFVPSDPALKIAYYAKLSEQQGFDHVWITDHYNNRDVYSTLAVLALNTNSIKIGPGVTNSYTRNPAITASSIASIAEISGGRAVLGLGPGDKATFDAMGISWNKPLATTKEAIQAIRDFISGKKVSMDGEMIKFAGAKLAFKAGNIPIYMGAQGPKMLELAGEIADGVLINASHPKDFEVAVEQIKKGAEKAGRDPGDVDVTAYACFSIDKDPVKAVNAAKVVVAFIVAGSPDLVLERHGIPVEAKGQIGAAIAKGDFGALMGGLVTPQMIEAFSICGTPDDCMKRIKDLEAIGVTQIVAGSPIGPAKEKAIKLIGKEIIAKM is encoded by the coding sequence ATGAAGTTCGGAATTGAATTTGTGCCGAGCGATCCCGCCTTAAAGATCGCATATTACGCAAAGCTCTCAGAACAGCAGGGATTCGACCATGTCTGGATCACTGACCACTACAACAACCGTGATGTATACTCCACTCTTGCCGTTCTCGCCCTGAACACTAACAGTATCAAGATCGGTCCCGGTGTTACAAACTCCTACACTAGAAACCCCGCAATTACTGCATCCAGCATTGCCTCAATTGCCGAGATATCAGGCGGCAGGGCAGTTCTCGGCCTTGGACCCGGAGACAAAGCGACCTTCGACGCAATGGGCATTTCATGGAACAAGCCCCTTGCAACTACCAAAGAAGCAATCCAGGCAATCAGAGACTTTATTTCAGGCAAGAAGGTCTCCATGGACGGAGAAATGATTAAGTTTGCAGGTGCCAAGCTCGCTTTCAAAGCCGGAAATATCCCTATCTATATGGGTGCCCAGGGCCCCAAGATGCTTGAACTTGCCGGTGAGATCGCAGACGGTGTCCTTATCAATGCTTCCCACCCGAAGGACTTCGAAGTTGCTGTAGAACAGATTAAGAAAGGAGCCGAGAAAGCCGGCCGTGACCCGGGCGACGTTGATGTTACAGCATACGCTTGTTTCTCAATTGATAAGGATCCTGTAAAAGCGGTCAATGCCGCAAAAGTAGTGGTTGCTTTCATTGTTGCAGGTTCCCCTGATCTTGTTCTCGAGCGCCATGGAATTCCGGTCGAAGCCAAGGGCCAGATCGGTGCAGCCATTGCCAAGGGAGATTTCGGAGCTCTTATGGGTGGACTTGTTACCCCTCAGATGATCGAGGCCTTTTCTATCTGTGGAACTCCTGATGACTGCATGAAGAGAATCAAGGACCTTGAGGCAATCGGAGTTACTCAGATCGTTGCTGGATCTCCGATAGGTCCTGCCAAAGAGAAAGCAATAAAGCTTATAGGTAAAGAAATCATTGCAAAGATGTAA